One Burkholderia cepacia genomic window carries:
- a CDS encoding aldo/keto reductase produces the protein MVVVSAMTERCTTISMGADAVPFSRIVFGMWRIGDWALSIRERRALIEAALELGVTSFDHADIYGDYTAEGLFGDVLADAPHLRERMQIITKCGIRLVSARRPAHGIKHYDTRAAHVVASVEQSLRALRTDRLDLLLLHRPDPLMDADEVAATFDALRRDGKVKAFGVSNFTPAQAALLQDRMAAHGMSLATNQVECSLLHLAPLDDGTFDQAQRWRCPPMLWSPLAGGRLLTEASPAATRVRERAARIGDALGVPATTVLFAWLLALPCRPLPIVGSSRIAALREAVAATRLALGREHWFELLDAARGVEVP, from the coding sequence ATGGTGGTGGTGAGCGCGATGACGGAACGCTGTACGACGATATCGATGGGGGCCGATGCCGTGCCGTTCTCGCGCATCGTGTTCGGGATGTGGCGGATCGGCGACTGGGCGTTGTCGATCCGCGAGCGACGTGCGCTGATCGAGGCGGCGCTGGAACTCGGCGTGACGAGCTTCGACCATGCGGACATCTACGGCGACTACACGGCCGAGGGCCTGTTCGGCGACGTGCTGGCCGATGCGCCGCACCTGCGCGAACGGATGCAGATCATCACGAAGTGCGGGATCCGGCTCGTGTCCGCGCGCCGGCCCGCGCACGGGATCAAGCATTACGACACGCGCGCCGCGCATGTCGTCGCGTCGGTCGAGCAGTCGCTGCGCGCGCTGCGTACCGACCGGCTCGATCTGCTGCTGCTGCATCGTCCCGACCCGCTGATGGATGCCGACGAAGTCGCCGCGACCTTCGATGCGCTCCGGCGTGACGGCAAGGTGAAGGCGTTCGGGGTATCGAACTTTACGCCGGCGCAGGCAGCGTTGCTGCAGGACCGCATGGCGGCGCACGGCATGTCGCTCGCGACGAACCAGGTCGAATGCTCGCTGCTGCATCTCGCGCCGCTCGACGACGGCACGTTCGACCAGGCACAGCGCTGGCGCTGTCCGCCGATGCTGTGGTCGCCGCTCGCGGGCGGACGGCTGCTGACGGAGGCGTCGCCCGCCGCGACGCGGGTGCGCGAGCGCGCGGCGCGGATCGGCGACGCGCTCGGCGTGCCCGCGACGACGGTGCTGTTCGCGTGGCTGCTCGCGCTGCCGTGCCGGCCGCTGCCGATCGTCGGGTCGAGCCGGATTGCGGCGCTGCGCGAAGCGGTTGCGGCGACCCGCCTCGCGCTCGGGCGGGAGCACTGGTTCGAACTGCTGGACGCGGCGCGCGGCGTGGAGGTGCCATGA
- a CDS encoding maltoporin, with amino-acid sequence MIDEAGCAARGPARTPFRLTRLAAAFSLAVASAALHAAPDPAATIAADTAPGGLSQATGVVPADTSPANVATPTPSSAWNQLTPWTQFHGYMRAGVGTSDGHSQACFQLPGAQSKYRLGNECQVYSELEIDQTLYKFSNGMQLSAVGMASLVNDLDRAPTFNGDHGRVRLPQSYVQLTNFPGLDDMRIWFGRIYYRRNDVHMNDFYYWNPSGLGAGIENVPIGGGLKLSYALFREDYIDQPNYATRHDLQLSGVHPNPGGELQFGLSYIPARAPVLNAGGVLQDAHGGWSFTVQHVQTNLLGGKNKLAFQYGVGPGTGLGYTGTLTNDNRYKSFRVLDAFDWQATRDFSGQVVGIYQRDIAPSGGSQTWISMGVRPVYAFTQHIKLQGDLGHDRVTPSGGPTRTLLKASVALTLAMDRSFWSRPEFRVFYTYARWNQAAQDAAAPGDPLSTTGIFGTSRTGSTVGAQVEWWW; translated from the coding sequence ATGATCGACGAAGCAGGCTGCGCCGCACGCGGCCCCGCACGCACCCCGTTCAGGCTCACGCGGCTCGCCGCCGCATTCTCGCTGGCGGTCGCATCGGCCGCGCTGCACGCGGCGCCGGATCCGGCGGCGACCATCGCCGCCGACACCGCGCCGGGCGGCCTCTCGCAGGCCACCGGCGTCGTGCCGGCCGACACGAGCCCCGCCAACGTGGCGACGCCGACGCCGTCGTCGGCCTGGAACCAGCTGACGCCGTGGACGCAGTTCCATGGCTACATGCGGGCGGGCGTCGGCACGAGCGACGGTCATTCGCAGGCCTGCTTCCAGTTGCCGGGCGCGCAGAGCAAATACCGGCTCGGCAACGAATGCCAGGTCTACAGCGAGCTGGAGATCGACCAGACGCTGTACAAGTTCTCGAACGGCATGCAGCTGTCGGCGGTGGGGATGGCGAGCCTCGTCAACGATCTCGATCGCGCGCCGACCTTCAATGGCGATCACGGCCGCGTGCGCCTGCCGCAATCGTATGTGCAGCTCACGAACTTTCCGGGGCTCGACGACATGCGGATCTGGTTCGGGCGCATCTACTACCGGCGCAACGACGTCCACATGAACGACTTCTATTACTGGAACCCGAGCGGCCTCGGCGCGGGCATCGAGAACGTGCCGATCGGCGGCGGCCTGAAGCTCAGCTATGCGCTGTTCCGCGAGGACTATATCGACCAGCCCAACTACGCGACGCGCCACGACCTGCAACTGTCGGGCGTGCACCCGAACCCGGGCGGCGAACTGCAGTTCGGGCTGTCGTACATCCCGGCCCGTGCGCCGGTGCTGAACGCGGGCGGCGTGCTGCAGGACGCACACGGCGGCTGGTCGTTCACGGTCCAGCACGTGCAGACCAACCTGCTCGGCGGCAAGAACAAGCTCGCGTTCCAGTACGGCGTCGGTCCGGGCACGGGCCTCGGCTACACGGGCACGCTGACGAACGACAACCGCTACAAGAGTTTCCGCGTGCTCGACGCGTTCGACTGGCAGGCCACGCGCGACTTCAGCGGCCAGGTGGTCGGCATCTACCAGCGCGACATCGCGCCGTCGGGCGGGTCGCAGACCTGGATCTCGATGGGCGTGCGGCCGGTGTACGCGTTCACGCAGCACATCAAGCTGCAGGGCGACCTCGGGCACGACCGCGTGACGCCGTCCGGCGGCCCGACGCGTACGCTGCTGAAGGCGAGCGTCGCGCTGACGCTCGCGATGGACCGCTCGTTCTGGTCGCGACCGGAATTCCGCGTGTTCTACACGTATGCGCGCTGGAACCAGGCTGCGCAGGATGCGGCGGCGCCCGGCGATCCGCTGTCGACGACGGGCATCTTCGGCACGTCGCGCACCGGTTCGACGGTCGGTGCGCAGGTCGAATGGTGGTGGTGA